Proteins from a genomic interval of Ndongobacter massiliensis:
- a CDS encoding MurT ligase domain-containing protein yields MIEKTIPRENRSVFGTLRAYMALWAGKAARFLMRRIGRNATTLPGRIALTLDPEFLSWVALPARRLGITGTNGKTTTTNQLAAIFEQASFRVACNHMGSNMATGICSTLLENTSLRNRTQADVLVAEIDEVASPLFLPALHLQYLLVTNLARDQYDRIGHEKQLIRKINQALRPETTLVLNADDFQARFLGDSKQSRLWFSAVGPMRENTHAFLGLCPDCGHPVFLTARAYHTIGNYRCEHCGLTNPPAQTEVRATLPSAEFFFTSLHIPASSEDSANAPAKDDPTKDAVSTLSHPTDNVLISAPVRQAFDLYNYAGILTMAREFSLPQEAVERALEQFRSFKSRFEETHIGPYAITYVLGKGKTPMPLETNLRLALQRGPCTFILMDQDFDQEPDGYHNMGWLYDAALELCQEDSIVDVIACGKRHLDYRIALLLRGVAPQKIHTFATIDGVNALVPTLACKKILLVHSLDAATKENAQALLTHLRSLS; encoded by the coding sequence ATGATCGAAAAAACCATCCCTCGGGAAAACCGGAGCGTTTTCGGAACGCTTCGTGCGTATATGGCCCTTTGGGCGGGAAAAGCCGCCCGTTTTCTGATGCGTCGAATCGGGCGCAATGCGACAACCCTGCCCGGGCGCATCGCGCTGACCCTGGATCCGGAGTTTCTCTCTTGGGTCGCGCTGCCGGCTCGCCGACTGGGCATTACCGGCACCAACGGCAAGACGACAACCACCAATCAACTGGCCGCCATTTTTGAACAGGCTTCGTTCCGCGTCGCCTGCAATCACATGGGCAGCAATATGGCGACGGGCATTTGTTCCACCCTGTTAGAGAATACGTCGCTGCGAAACCGCACACAGGCAGATGTGCTCGTGGCGGAAATCGACGAGGTGGCCTCTCCGCTGTTTTTGCCGGCGCTGCACCTGCAATATCTTTTGGTTACCAACCTCGCCCGCGATCAATACGATCGCATTGGCCATGAAAAACAACTGATTCGTAAAATCAATCAGGCGCTGCGCCCGGAGACGACGCTTGTTCTCAATGCGGACGATTTTCAGGCGCGCTTTCTGGGTGACTCGAAACAAAGCCGCCTGTGGTTCTCCGCCGTCGGACCGATGCGGGAAAACACACACGCCTTTCTCGGCCTTTGCCCCGACTGTGGGCATCCCGTTTTTCTGACGGCCCGCGCCTATCACACGATCGGCAACTATCGCTGCGAGCACTGCGGCCTTACAAATCCGCCGGCGCAAACCGAAGTGCGGGCAACACTTCCGTCCGCCGAATTTTTCTTTACTTCGCTCCACATACCGGCGTCGTCAGAGGATTCGGCAAACGCCCCGGCAAAGGATGATCCGACAAAAGACGCGGTGAGCACCCTGTCGCATCCGACAGACAATGTGCTCATTTCTGCGCCTGTGCGCCAGGCTTTTGACCTCTACAATTACGCCGGCATCCTGACAATGGCACGGGAGTTTTCCCTGCCGCAGGAAGCCGTGGAGCGGGCGCTGGAGCAGTTTCGCTCGTTCAAGTCCCGCTTTGAAGAGACCCACATCGGTCCCTATGCAATTACCTATGTGCTAGGAAAAGGGAAAACCCCCATGCCCCTAGAAACGAATCTGCGTCTGGCGCTGCAGCGCGGTCCCTGCACCTTTATTCTCATGGATCAAGATTTTGATCAGGAACCCGACGGCTACCATAATATGGGCTGGTTGTACGATGCCGCTTTGGAATTGTGCCAAGAAGACTCCATCGTCGATGTTATCGCCTGCGGAAAGCGGCACCTCGATTATCGCATCGCGCTGCTTTTGCGCGGCGTTGCTCCACAAAAGATTCACACCTTTGCAACGATCGACGGCGTCAATGCACTGGTTCCTACACTCGCCTGTAAAAAGATTCTTTTGGTTCATTCACTGGATGCCGCTACCAAGGAAAATGCGCAGGCACTGCTCACCCACCTACGGAGTTTGTCTTGA